Proteins encoded within one genomic window of Eurosta solidaginis isolate ZX-2024a chromosome 1, ASM4086904v1, whole genome shotgun sequence:
- the spz gene encoding protein spaetzle isoform X2, giving the protein MQQTSWLLRPVMPLMLLAYLLLITAPYTGGSYDYREIRRKRSPYGDLGQTQLGDAKKTSSEYQRKLEDIFIVGNRPGVVIFNDTSQPTFKTTTSATPTNNNNNYNSYNNNVPPGRNPDALLFPDDEYICPERRQGKSYCTEVPNYMEITKLDRVKPEKFAQFKHFFRDDLIQPQTVTQRINSEPLEEYYCASSSHLIYPKSAENKESKWLLLVQTPEHKQGILVEQCDAEDKPCRFEESLPGFYTSRCKQHYVFRTMVVLVNGEMKEEQVKMPNCCKCALRSTKGQPKS; this is encoded by the exons atgcAACAGACTTCCTGGCTTTTGAGACCGGTAATGCCGCTTATGTTGCTGGCTTATTTATTGTTG ATAACAGCTCCATATACAGGTGGTTCTTATGATTATCGAGAGATTCGTCGGAAACGTTCACCATATGGCGATTTGGGACAAACGCAATTGGGAGACGCCAAAAAG ACATCGTCTGAATATCAAAGGAAATTGGAAGACATTTTTATTGTGGGTAATCGGCCGGGGGTTGTAATTTTCAAT GATACATCACAACCAACATTTAAA ACGACAACATCTGCTACGCCtacaaataacaacaataattataataGCTACAACAATAACGTACCGCCTGGCAGAAATCCGGATGCACTTCTCTTTCCAGATG ATGAATATATCTGCCCCGAACGACGACAAGGGAAGTCATATTGTACAGAAGTACCAAATTATATGGAAATCACTAAATTGGACAGAGTTAAGCCGGAGAAATTTGCACAATTCAAACACTTTTTCAGGGATGATCTCATACAACCACAAACTGTAACACAACGCATAAACTCAGAGCCGTTGGAAGAATATTATTGTGCCAGCTCATCACATTTAATATATcccaaaagtgctgaaaataaagAATCAAAATGGTTATTACTCGTACAAACGCCGGAGCATAAGCAGGGAATTTTAGTTGAGCAGTGCGA TGCAGAAGACAAGCCCTGTCGGTTCGAGGAATCGCTACCAGGTTTCTATACATCAAGATGTAAACAACATTACGTTTTTCGAACAATGGTGGTTTTGGTGAATGGTGAAATGAAAGAAGAACAAGTCAAAATGCCCAACTGTTGTAAATGTGCTTTGCGAAGTACGAAGGGGCAACCGAAATCTTAG
- the spz gene encoding protein spaetzle isoform X1, which produces MQQTSWLLRPVMPLMLLAYLLLITAPYTGGSYDYREIRRKRSPYGDLGQTQLGDAKKTSSEYQRKLEDIFIVGNRPGVVIFNDTSQPTFKVQRSPDGKLNVVFNDNLIFQTTTSATPTNNNNNYNSYNNNVPPGRNPDALLFPDDEYICPERRQGKSYCTEVPNYMEITKLDRVKPEKFAQFKHFFRDDLIQPQTVTQRINSEPLEEYYCASSSHLIYPKSAENKESKWLLLVQTPEHKQGILVEQCDAEDKPCRFEESLPGFYTSRCKQHYVFRTMVVLVNGEMKEEQVKMPNCCKCALRSTKGQPKS; this is translated from the exons atgcAACAGACTTCCTGGCTTTTGAGACCGGTAATGCCGCTTATGTTGCTGGCTTATTTATTGTTG ATAACAGCTCCATATACAGGTGGTTCTTATGATTATCGAGAGATTCGTCGGAAACGTTCACCATATGGCGATTTGGGACAAACGCAATTGGGAGACGCCAAAAAG ACATCGTCTGAATATCAAAGGAAATTGGAAGACATTTTTATTGTGGGTAATCGGCCGGGGGTTGTAATTTTCAAT GATACATCACAACCAACATTTAAAGTGCAAAGATCGCCCGATGGCAAACTTAATGTCGTATTTAATGATAATCTTATTTTCCAGACGACAACATCTGCTACGCCtacaaataacaacaataattataataGCTACAACAATAACGTACCGCCTGGCAGAAATCCGGATGCACTTCTCTTTCCAGATG ATGAATATATCTGCCCCGAACGACGACAAGGGAAGTCATATTGTACAGAAGTACCAAATTATATGGAAATCACTAAATTGGACAGAGTTAAGCCGGAGAAATTTGCACAATTCAAACACTTTTTCAGGGATGATCTCATACAACCACAAACTGTAACACAACGCATAAACTCAGAGCCGTTGGAAGAATATTATTGTGCCAGCTCATCACATTTAATATATcccaaaagtgctgaaaataaagAATCAAAATGGTTATTACTCGTACAAACGCCGGAGCATAAGCAGGGAATTTTAGTTGAGCAGTGCGA TGCAGAAGACAAGCCCTGTCGGTTCGAGGAATCGCTACCAGGTTTCTATACATCAAGATGTAAACAACATTACGTTTTTCGAACAATGGTGGTTTTGGTGAATGGTGAAATGAAAGAAGAACAAGTCAAAATGCCCAACTGTTGTAAATGTGCTTTGCGAAGTACGAAGGGGCAACCGAAATCTTAG
- the spz gene encoding protein spaetzle isoform X5: MQQTSWLLRPVMPLMLLAYLLLITAPYTGGSYDYREIRRKRSPYGDLGQTQLGDAKKTTTSATPTNNNNNYNSYNNNVPPGRNPDALLFPDDEYICPERRQGKSYCTEVPNYMEITKLDRVKPEKFAQFKHFFRDDLIQPQTVTQRINSEPLEEYYCASSSHLIYPKSAENKESKWLLLVQTPEHKQGILVEQCDAEDKPCRFEESLPGFYTSRCKQHYVFRTMVVLVNGEMKEEQVKMPNCCKCALRSTKGQPKS; the protein is encoded by the exons atgcAACAGACTTCCTGGCTTTTGAGACCGGTAATGCCGCTTATGTTGCTGGCTTATTTATTGTTG ATAACAGCTCCATATACAGGTGGTTCTTATGATTATCGAGAGATTCGTCGGAAACGTTCACCATATGGCGATTTGGGACAAACGCAATTGGGAGACGCCAAAAAG ACGACAACATCTGCTACGCCtacaaataacaacaataattataataGCTACAACAATAACGTACCGCCTGGCAGAAATCCGGATGCACTTCTCTTTCCAGATG ATGAATATATCTGCCCCGAACGACGACAAGGGAAGTCATATTGTACAGAAGTACCAAATTATATGGAAATCACTAAATTGGACAGAGTTAAGCCGGAGAAATTTGCACAATTCAAACACTTTTTCAGGGATGATCTCATACAACCACAAACTGTAACACAACGCATAAACTCAGAGCCGTTGGAAGAATATTATTGTGCCAGCTCATCACATTTAATATATcccaaaagtgctgaaaataaagAATCAAAATGGTTATTACTCGTACAAACGCCGGAGCATAAGCAGGGAATTTTAGTTGAGCAGTGCGA TGCAGAAGACAAGCCCTGTCGGTTCGAGGAATCGCTACCAGGTTTCTATACATCAAGATGTAAACAACATTACGTTTTTCGAACAATGGTGGTTTTGGTGAATGGTGAAATGAAAGAAGAACAAGTCAAAATGCCCAACTGTTGTAAATGTGCTTTGCGAAGTACGAAGGGGCAACCGAAATCTTAG
- the spz gene encoding protein spaetzle isoform X3 produces the protein MQQTSWLLRPVMPLMLLAYLLLITAPYTGGSYDYREIRRKRSPYGDLGQTQLGDAKKTSSEYQRKLEDIFIVGNRPGVVIFNTTTSATPTNNNNNYNSYNNNVPPGRNPDALLFPDDEYICPERRQGKSYCTEVPNYMEITKLDRVKPEKFAQFKHFFRDDLIQPQTVTQRINSEPLEEYYCASSSHLIYPKSAENKESKWLLLVQTPEHKQGILVEQCDAEDKPCRFEESLPGFYTSRCKQHYVFRTMVVLVNGEMKEEQVKMPNCCKCALRSTKGQPKS, from the exons atgcAACAGACTTCCTGGCTTTTGAGACCGGTAATGCCGCTTATGTTGCTGGCTTATTTATTGTTG ATAACAGCTCCATATACAGGTGGTTCTTATGATTATCGAGAGATTCGTCGGAAACGTTCACCATATGGCGATTTGGGACAAACGCAATTGGGAGACGCCAAAAAG ACATCGTCTGAATATCAAAGGAAATTGGAAGACATTTTTATTGTGGGTAATCGGCCGGGGGTTGTAATTTTCAAT ACGACAACATCTGCTACGCCtacaaataacaacaataattataataGCTACAACAATAACGTACCGCCTGGCAGAAATCCGGATGCACTTCTCTTTCCAGATG ATGAATATATCTGCCCCGAACGACGACAAGGGAAGTCATATTGTACAGAAGTACCAAATTATATGGAAATCACTAAATTGGACAGAGTTAAGCCGGAGAAATTTGCACAATTCAAACACTTTTTCAGGGATGATCTCATACAACCACAAACTGTAACACAACGCATAAACTCAGAGCCGTTGGAAGAATATTATTGTGCCAGCTCATCACATTTAATATATcccaaaagtgctgaaaataaagAATCAAAATGGTTATTACTCGTACAAACGCCGGAGCATAAGCAGGGAATTTTAGTTGAGCAGTGCGA TGCAGAAGACAAGCCCTGTCGGTTCGAGGAATCGCTACCAGGTTTCTATACATCAAGATGTAAACAACATTACGTTTTTCGAACAATGGTGGTTTTGGTGAATGGTGAAATGAAAGAAGAACAAGTCAAAATGCCCAACTGTTGTAAATGTGCTTTGCGAAGTACGAAGGGGCAACCGAAATCTTAG
- the spz gene encoding protein spaetzle isoform X4 — protein sequence MQQTSWLLRPVMPLMLLAYLLLITAPYTGGSYDYREIRRKRSPYGDLGQTQLGDAKKTSSEYQRKLEDIFIVGNRPGVVIFNDTSQPTFKVQRSPDGKLNVVFNDNLIFQTTTSATPTNNNNNYNSYNNNVPPGRNPDALLFPDDEYICPERRQGKSYCTEVPNYMEITKLDRVKPEKFAQFKHFFRDDLIQPQTVTQRINSEPLEEYYCASSSHLIYPKSAENKESKWLLLVQTPEHKQGILVEQCERQALSVRGIATRFLYIKM from the exons atgcAACAGACTTCCTGGCTTTTGAGACCGGTAATGCCGCTTATGTTGCTGGCTTATTTATTGTTG ATAACAGCTCCATATACAGGTGGTTCTTATGATTATCGAGAGATTCGTCGGAAACGTTCACCATATGGCGATTTGGGACAAACGCAATTGGGAGACGCCAAAAAG ACATCGTCTGAATATCAAAGGAAATTGGAAGACATTTTTATTGTGGGTAATCGGCCGGGGGTTGTAATTTTCAAT GATACATCACAACCAACATTTAAAGTGCAAAGATCGCCCGATGGCAAACTTAATGTCGTATTTAATGATAATCTTATTTTCCAGACGACAACATCTGCTACGCCtacaaataacaacaataattataataGCTACAACAATAACGTACCGCCTGGCAGAAATCCGGATGCACTTCTCTTTCCAGATG ATGAATATATCTGCCCCGAACGACGACAAGGGAAGTCATATTGTACAGAAGTACCAAATTATATGGAAATCACTAAATTGGACAGAGTTAAGCCGGAGAAATTTGCACAATTCAAACACTTTTTCAGGGATGATCTCATACAACCACAAACTGTAACACAACGCATAAACTCAGAGCCGTTGGAAGAATATTATTGTGCCAGCTCATCACATTTAATATATcccaaaagtgctgaaaataaagAATCAAAATGGTTATTACTCGTACAAACGCCGGAGCATAAGCAGGGAATTTTAGTTGAGCAGTGCGA AAGACAAGCCCTGTCGGTTCGAGGAATCGCTACCAGGTTTCTATACATCAAGATGTAA